Genomic DNA from Gimesia aquarii:
TCTCAATACGTAAAACTGTGGAAGCGGCATCGATAGAGTTTGTTCCTTCAATTTTTACTCTGAGTAACAAAGTTCGTGATGCTCGCATCTGCTCGGGGATATCTAAATTCACTCGTATGACTCCATTTTCAATATGTAACTTTGAATTCAGAGTACTTCCAGAAAATGCAGGTGCGGTAATAGTAATCTTAGGAAGATGCTTTTCGAGACTATTTCTTACACTAAGACTGTGTAATGATAAGCTTGTAGTAGTTTCGCCAGGCTTAATAGACACGACAGTAGGCTTAAAGAAATAGGTAGATTCTCGTGAAATGAAAACAGGCACTTCTGTCTTTTTACTCGTGAATGAATCTTCTATGCTCAGAGTTGATCTTACGCGAGAACTTGAATCCCTCAGCAAACGTTTCAGTTTATCGGTAACCGAGACTTGAGGTGTCATACTTAAAATGTCTGAGGAAATTCGTTTGGGTGTTATGATCATCCAGTCATGACTTGAACTCACACTGATCGTATCAAGAATACGATCATCACCACGAATCGATAATGGTGTTCCAGAAACTAAACTAGCATTACCTGACCACTCGTTATCAGATAATTCAACTTCAATTTTTTCTGGCTTTATCATGAGCCCATTTAAATCAATTTCTTGCACCCCATTGGCACGAATTTCGACGTGTGCTATTGGTTCACCTTGATATCTTGCAGAAAGAAACTTCGAGTGGATACCTCTTCCCCATGCTGATTTTTCAATAATTGCTTCCATGCTTATTGTAGAGTTTGCATCAATGATACATGAAGGGATGCTCGAACTCAGGCAACCACAAGTACCTTTGAACTGATCAAGTAAAACTGGGCGATTTGATCGATTCGAAACACTTAACTCAACATGCAATTTAGGCTTTTCTTGACTTCTTAGAATCGAAAGATCACCTACATTTATAATTGTCTTATCAAATGATACATTTTTTTTTAGCTGGGCAAGATACTCTTCATGAGGCATATCCAACCCTTCACAAATAAGGCAAATTCCATCCATCGATGTCAGAACCTTGTTTGCTTTATCTGCCACTGGAACAACAAATTTAAGAGGATCTACTACGACAAGTTTACCATCTTTCACACGACGCAATAACAGAACATAATGGTTTGCCTTATCATTGATCGCAACAGGAACGATTGCAATTCGTGATTTGTTGAGATACTTCTTATAATCAGCCAAATCAAGGCCTTTTCGGCCAATCACTCGTATACCGTAAGCCGAAAGCACACGTTGAATACGAGAAAGATTGATCCCGCGTTTTCCGACTTTCAGTTCCTGTTGAATTAAATCTGCGTTAGCCTCTATGCCATATAATTGCAATGTAGCAATTGTAACCAGTTGTCCACAACGTTTCTCATGTTGGTGAGAGAGTTCATCATCAGCATAGGAAGATGAACAAAGACAGAGAGAACCAAACAAAAGAATAGATGAAATGATGTTTTTCCGATGTTTCCACCGCAAGAAAATGATAATAATTAAAATAACAAATAAAATTCCGAGATTAATTAAGATTAAATTCTGATTGCGTTTAGGTGGAGATTGTCCCACACGACGCTGGCCAGAATCGTCGAGCAGATTATGATAAGCAAGAAATTTCTGAGTAGCTTCGACGTCATTGGTACTATCATCACCCTCAGTATATATTTTTTTATTTATGTAATCCCGAACCACAGTTCCCTTAGTAAATTTGATGCGAAAATCATTTTCGTTCAAATTCTGATTAAGGGCTTGGTCTGTAAAGTTCATGACAAGTCCGGACTCTTGACGACCTTTAACAAACTTCTCTTTTTTCCCAAATGCTTTAACAAAAATCACTTGGTTCGGTATCAATGACTTTGAATCGGCATAGTAGTACTGAGCAAAATTTGTAAAAGTCATATTTTTAAATTTTGGCCCACCCTCAACTGGACACTCTATACAAGCTCCCCATAAGGATTTGTCGATGCGCCCTGCAACGGGGTCATAGAATATTCGAAATCCATATGGCAGGCCAAAGTGGATGTCCCATAATCCTTCTGTAGTTTGTTGAAAAATGACCTGCTCACCCTCATCCAATCTGAGCTGTAACAGATCGGAAAGCTTCATAATCGGTTCTTCCATCGAGTAGACAAAAGGAGTCACCCAGCCGATTCCACAGTTAACTGCAGTAGACTCCATAAAAGATAGATTATCCTGGATGTACTTGGACTGATTTTGAGGCAAGTCAATGATTCCAGCTGGAGGGCTTGTATAGACACTTTTCCAATTTTTAGGCGGTTGTTGCCAGTCAGGTAATTCTTTAGTTAGATGCTCTAAACGTAACTGCATGAACTGAGATCCGTCATATGCATATTTCATTTCACGATTTGAAAACAGGTTCTTGCCTTCAGGGTCTTTACTTTCAGAAAGAACATCATAAGTTGCGTGAAATTGGCTGTTTGATGATTCAAAGGTGACTTCGGAAGCTGATTGGAACATACCTGGAAAAAGGGATTTTCCAGGATTTGTGTCCTTATCAGAAACATTGACAATCCACTTCGAGCCATCATAGATTACAGTATGGGGCTCTGTTGTCATCTTATACTGAAAGTTTTGAACGTTTTTTTCACTCTGAGCAATAGTATCAATGACTGCATTAATTGACTGCTCTTCTGCAACCACTAAAGTAACTTTCAGAATCGCGATTAGTAAAATAAGAAAGTGGAGATTCCGGATCATACTTTTACCTTCTACTGTTGCTGTATCGCATTCATGCTCAATTTCAAGTAGCTATGACAAAATCAGACCCAGCGCCAGCAGAGTCTGATTTTTCAAATAGCAAACTGACGCAATTTAAAAGTTTTATGTGCATGTTTCTCTACTGTTATGAGGAGTTGGAACAAGTAGATTTTGAAAACATTCACATACTCCTCCTTGACCGAACACTGCTCTAAACCTGCAAGTTTTTTTATTACAACAGAATAACATAGGAGTAGAACCCGTGCACGCAGTACACCAAAAATAACAACCTGACAAAGCACAAGATTCTTGATCTGCCCCTGAACAAGATCCACAAACGAGTCCAGGCTGCCCACCCCTGCCGCTAGTAAGAATACCTGAATCTGTACACGTTCCAGCTCCATCGTCTGGGATACCACAAGATTGACTAGATTCTGGACTTGAACATGCTGGCCCAACAGTGCAATCTGACCAACCACCGGTAGCAAATACGTTTTCCATCTCTGTTGCAGTTAATGGTTCACCCGGGGCAGATGAGCTAAGAACCACTGAATTAAAGATTACGATTGATACAAAAAGAACCGCAGTTAACATAAGAAATCGTGACATGAGCTATCCTCCATAAAATTTTTAATTTGTATCATATATACACATATAATCGGTGCATATCAGATCTGAACAAGCACACATTTATTTTACAATATTTAAAAAACACATCAAGAGTGTATCGTTTCTTTTACATGGATTTCTATATTAATGTATTTAATGCAAATATGACACCTACTGCATTGTCAATAATGTTAATTAATTGATATGGACCAAGCAATTTGACTAGCATCTCCAGGTTGGTCTATATGGCTCTATTAAACTTCCTGTCATGGTGATCTATTTCAAAAAATTCACATAATTAATCTGTTAGGGAACCTGTTAATAGAGGGCCAATTCTCTTTTCGCCATTTTGAATTTCTTTTTTATGATTATTACAACATTAAGTTCGTGAAATACATTAGCAACTAAAATACCGATTTAGAATTCACTCCATAGTGTTTTCAATCTGAGTCCTTCTGGCTATTCAGTTTGAAAAAGAGTAGGCTACTTATTCATAACTCTTCCTAGTTATTTCTCCAACCAATGAGTGTTGAGTAGAATTATTCGAAGTTAACGTTTCGATTATCGCCTCTACCTGCATTTTATCAGGAACGGTATCTCGACAAGTAGGATACAGCATTCACTCCTCTGAGCGATTGGATATTCGATATCCAAGTCGCGAAGACTGTCATATTTCCAGTCTATAATCTATTGCTTACAAATATTGGCTATACCGAGCGTCTGGAAGTGTTGCCGAATTTCGCAGAAGTAAAAATGATTACGCGATACTTTACTGTTGAGAGTTACACAGTCACTAGAAATTTTGAAGGATGATAAAAAGATAATTTTATGGTGCCCTCTGATCTCACTCAGTTGGAAAAATGCTACCATCGCGATCTTAGGATCGATTTTTTTCGGGGACTGGCATTGTTGATGATCTTAATTGATCATGTGGAAAGCATGCTTGGGGAATCGTTTATAAGTCAATTTACTTTACAAGGAGTAGGATCATGTGATGCAGCTGAAGTTTTTGTTTTTTTATCGGGATACCTATATGGGAGAGTCTATAATCGTGTTTATTTAAAAGAAGGTTACAAAGCTTGTGTCAAGAAGTCTTTGTATCGTGGTATCAGGCTCTATTTAGCCACTTTGTTAACTCTCTGCTGTTGTTTGATAGTTAGTATTCCGTTTGCCATATATAATAATCAAATCTCTCAACGGCTGTTTCTATTTCCGCTCATTCAATGGCCTCTTCAGGCTTTCTTGTATTTCTTGGACCTTATCTATGCTCCTTACGGGTTTGAAATCCTACATCTCTATATCATTTTCTTTTTATTTTTGTTCCCGGTACTCTTCTTAATTCTAAAAAAGTCATCCAAGCTGGCATGGTTTTTATCTATTGGACTGTATGTACTGAGTCAATGCTTTAGCTGGTTCACCATTCCAGTACCTTATAGTCAATATAGCCCATTCTATTTTAATCTTTCTTCCTGGCAATTTTTATTTTTTATTGGGATGGTCATTGGTATGAGAACACACTCGCGAAGGCTGACTCTCCTCCAAAATCGGTTTTTAAAAAATATTGCCCTTTTAATTGTTCTATCTATAGTTTATTTCAAATTTACTGAGCAGAAATTTTTATCAGATGAAGTATTGACTTCACCATATTGGTTTATTTTTATGAGAATGGTAAAATCAAAACAAACTCTTGGACCGCTTAGACTGATTAATATTCTGGCACTTGCATATTACATTAACTCTATTACATCAGCACAAGGAAACTTTTGGAAAACGAAGTTAGCATTCCCTTTAGTCTTATGTGGGCAGCATTCATTATTAGTATATTGCTCAGGACTCATTTTTGTGTATGCAACTGTTGTATTATCCAACATGCTGCATCTTGGATCTGAATGGACCTTAGTGCTTCACAGTATAGGAGGTGGATGTTCGATTCTTGTAGCATTAGCTGCTAACCGAAAAACTAAATAAAAACTTGAATTTCTCCAAGAATAGCAGACACTTAGTTTAGCTTGTTCAAACTCTTCTAAACTTAATTTAAAGGCATGTAGCTTACGTTGTAGATTTAAGCATTTAAATAATATCAGCTAAATTACTTCCTTGTTCAAGTGGCATGTCAATCTATTGAAGTCACTTACTTCTCAAGAGAAATAACACCATCCCAATCTGCTGGTGCCTTGTAATTGTTACAAGCAATCTGAAGTAACAAGAAATCTTTGGCACGATCCTTCGGTGGCAAATGCCCTAGCAAATCAAGTGCGCGTTCCCAATCACCATCAATAAATGCCTCGACTGCTGCTTCAAAATCAAGGATATTCTGATTTGAAATTGAGCTTTTCCCTTCAGAAGGCAGTAATTCATAAATGGAAAATGGTGTTTCAAATCCGGCGGGACGAAATATTCCGATATGTCGACAACGTCCTTCCGTTTCAGGAAGCAGGTTGCGCACATCGGAAGCCGTCGGTTCATCGATAAGAATGGGAACGCCAATCTGCTTTGTCATGCCTTCCAGTCGAGATGCCAGATTCACCACAGGACCAAATACACCAACCTTCGCCTGTTCCCTGGTCCCAATTTTTCCAGCAATTGCCTGACCACGGGTGATTCCAATTCCAACTTCAAATCCACTGAGTTCATTTTCCTTAGAACTGTTCGATATTTTAAACATTCTTTGAATGCGCAATGCGGCCAGACAGGCTGGAATCGCACCTTTCGACAAAGGCAGGGGCCAGCCCCAAAATCCGAGTGCACTGTCTCCCTGAAAATCGGCAATCACACCATTCTGACCGCTAATACTCTGAGTCATGACTCCCAAAGCATTTTTTAATCGACCCAGAAAATGATGTAGATTCTTACCAGCCTGCTCTGTCATATG
This window encodes:
- a CDS encoding cysteine peptidase family C39 domain-containing protein encodes the protein MIRNLHFLILLIAILKVTLVVAEEQSINAVIDTIAQSEKNVQNFQYKMTTEPHTVIYDGSKWIVNVSDKDTNPGKSLFPGMFQSASEVTFESSNSQFHATYDVLSESKDPEGKNLFSNREMKYAYDGSQFMQLRLEHLTKELPDWQQPPKNWKSVYTSPPAGIIDLPQNQSKYIQDNLSFMESTAVNCGIGWVTPFVYSMEEPIMKLSDLLQLRLDEGEQVIFQQTTEGLWDIHFGLPYGFRIFYDPVAGRIDKSLWGACIECPVEGGPKFKNMTFTNFAQYYYADSKSLIPNQVIFVKAFGKKEKFVKGRQESGLVMNFTDQALNQNLNENDFRIKFTKGTVVRDYINKKIYTEGDDSTNDVEATQKFLAYHNLLDDSGQRRVGQSPPKRNQNLILINLGILFVILIIIIFLRWKHRKNIISSILLFGSLCLCSSSYADDELSHQHEKRCGQLVTIATLQLYGIEANADLIQQELKVGKRGINLSRIQRVLSAYGIRVIGRKGLDLADYKKYLNKSRIAIVPVAINDKANHYVLLLRRVKDGKLVVVDPLKFVVPVADKANKVLTSMDGICLICEGLDMPHEEYLAQLKKNVSFDKTIINVGDLSILRSQEKPKLHVELSVSNRSNRPVLLDQFKGTCGCLSSSIPSCIIDANSTISMEAIIEKSAWGRGIHSKFLSARYQGEPIAHVEIRANGVQEIDLNGLMIKPEKIEVELSDNEWSGNASLVSGTPLSIRGDDRILDTISVSSSHDWMIITPKRISSDILSMTPQVSVTDKLKRLLRDSSSRVRSTLSIEDSFTSKKTEVPVFISRESTYFFKPTVVSIKPGETTTSLSLHSLSVRNSLEKHLPKITITAPAFSGSTLNSKLHIENGVIRVNLDIPEQMRASRTLLLRVKIEGTNSIDAASTVLRIES
- the opgC gene encoding OpgC domain-containing protein, yielding MVPSDLTQLEKCYHRDLRIDFFRGLALLMILIDHVESMLGESFISQFTLQGVGSCDAAEVFVFLSGYLYGRVYNRVYLKEGYKACVKKSLYRGIRLYLATLLTLCCCLIVSIPFAIYNNQISQRLFLFPLIQWPLQAFLYFLDLIYAPYGFEILHLYIIFFLFLFPVLFLILKKSSKLAWFLSIGLYVLSQCFSWFTIPVPYSQYSPFYFNLSSWQFLFFIGMVIGMRTHSRRLTLLQNRFLKNIALLIVLSIVYFKFTEQKFLSDEVLTSPYWFIFMRMVKSKQTLGPLRLINILALAYYINSITSAQGNFWKTKLAFPLVLCGQHSLLVYCSGLIFVYATVVLSNMLHLGSEWTLVLHSIGGGCSILVALAANRKTK